Sequence from the Priestia megaterium genome:
CTCCTCTTGAGACATCTTTTGTTCTTCTCTTAACTTCTTCAGCTGATCTCCTAGCCTCAACTCATTCACCTCTATAAACCCGACAATGTGTAAGCTTGCCTTGCGTTTTCTCATTTTCTACAATTATAACATATTATGGTAAAAAAGAAATAAACAGTTAATGAGTCATATACAAAAACCTAAACGATAGTAATAAAAAATAATGAGAATTCTCATGTGTAAAAAATGAAAGAATGCACTTTTATCTCCGTCCTTTTATTGTTTATACTAAATAGTGGATTGTACGAACATAGAAATGAAAAAAGGAGGCAAAATGAATATGGAAATGCTGCTGATTTATATATTTGTTATCGCTCTTATTGGATTCATTATTTGGAGAAAAATGAAAAAGAGAAATAAACCCATTAAAAAGAATGGACTTGGTATATTAGCGCCCATTTTTTTCATATTGATTGCATTTTCACTTAGTCTAAGTCAGCTGATGCACATACCGGGCCAGCCCTTTCACTTACCTCCCTACTGGGAAATGGTGATTGCTGGTGTATTAGGTGTTATATTTGGACTTATTATGCTTAGCCAAACGGACTATGAAGTAAGAGAAGATGGCTTCATTTATTCAAAGCCAAATAAAAATTTTAAATATGTGATTATCGCTATTATCTTCATAAGAATGGCTTTGAGCCAATACTTCAAAGGCTTAGATTCCATAGACTTCGCGGTCTTAACAATGACGCTAGCCTTTATATATGTTGCCATTTGGAGAATTGGAAGCTATTTAAAATTCCGTAAATTAAATGGAGACAGCTACAGCGTAAATG
This genomic interval carries:
- a CDS encoding CcdC protein domain-containing protein; its protein translation is MEMLLIYIFVIALIGFIIWRKMKKRNKPIKKNGLGILAPIFFILIAFSLSLSQLMHIPGQPFHLPPYWEMVIAGVLGVIFGLIMLSQTDYEVREDGFIYSKPNKNFKYVIIAIIFIRMALSQYFKGLDSIDFAVLTMTLAFIYVAIWRIGSYLKFRKLNGDSYSVNAG